Proteins co-encoded in one Bradyrhizobium sp. 170 genomic window:
- a CDS encoding GYD domain-containing protein, giving the protein MTTYVMLANWTDQGILKVKDSPRRLDTAKKALKDMGGEFKLFFLTMGDYDIVAIYEAPDDAVAARFNLQLGMLGNIRTRTLKAFPEATYREVINSLG; this is encoded by the coding sequence ATGACCACCTACGTCATGCTTGCAAATTGGACCGACCAAGGCATCCTGAAGGTAAAGGACTCGCCTCGTCGTCTGGATACGGCAAAGAAAGCGCTCAAGGATATGGGCGGCGAGTTCAAACTCTTTTTCCTCACCATGGGCGACTATGACATCGTCGCGATCTACGAAGCTCCCGATGATGCCGTGGCGGCGCGTTTTAATCTGCAGCTGGGCATGCTGGGAAACATCCGGACACGCACGCTGAAAGCGTTTCCTGAAGCCACCTATCGGGAAGTCATCAACTCGCTGGGTTAG
- a CDS encoding cytochrome C oxidase subunit IV family protein — MTNVAIHLEAQQPSLQTHVHDAIATGAAHVKGQQHPIKLYLVVWGWLFVLSTCSYLVDYFGLHGYLRWSLILLFMVLKAGLIVAVFMHMAWERLALSYAILLPPVLVLVFVAIMVFESEYTHLIRVLFFASPT; from the coding sequence ATGACAAACGTGGCGATACATCTAGAAGCACAACAACCTTCGCTGCAAACCCATGTGCATGACGCAATCGCAACTGGAGCTGCGCACGTAAAGGGGCAGCAGCATCCGATCAAGCTCTATCTCGTGGTCTGGGGATGGTTGTTCGTCCTCAGCACCTGTTCCTATCTCGTCGACTACTTTGGCCTCCACGGCTATCTCAGATGGTCGCTGATCCTGCTGTTCATGGTGCTGAAGGCCGGCCTGATCGTCGCCGTCTTCATGCACATGGCCTGGGAGCGGCTGGCCCTGAGCTATGCCATCCTGCTGCCGCCGGTGCTGGTGCTGGTATTCGTGGCCATCATGGTGTTCGAATCCGAGTACACGCACCTCATCCGGGTCCTGTTCTTCGCATCGCCGACTTAG
- a CDS encoding diacylglycerol kinase, giving the protein MLRLWRATINTRNGLAFAIRSEQAVREEIFALALSVPLAWLVGTTAMRCVELVAAVAFVLVVELLNTAIEKLADRLTTDHDPKIGQVKDMGSAAVGVALLMAGAFWLFALAERIGAI; this is encoded by the coding sequence TTGCTGCGACTTTGGCGGGCCACGATCAACACCCGTAACGGCCTCGCTTTTGCGATCCGCTCGGAGCAGGCTGTCCGCGAGGAAATTTTCGCGCTGGCGCTGTCGGTGCCGCTGGCCTGGCTGGTCGGCACGACCGCCATGCGCTGCGTGGAACTTGTCGCGGCCGTCGCCTTTGTCCTGGTGGTCGAGCTGCTCAACACCGCGATCGAGAAGCTCGCCGATCGCCTGACTACCGATCACGATCCGAAGATCGGCCAGGTCAAGGACATGGGATCGGCGGCGGTCGGCGTGGCGCTGCTGATGGCCGGCGCATTCTGGCTGTTCGCCCTCGCCGAACGCATAGGCGCCATTTAG
- a CDS encoding NAD+ synthase has translation MTEPTFKITLAQLNPTVGDVTGNAAKASAARDKAKADGADLLVLPELFITGYPPEDLVLKPAFQAACRAAVEELARETAGGGPAVLIGTPWVEDGKLYNACALLDQGRIAALRFKANLPNYGVFDEKRLFARGPAAGPVTVKGIRVGVPICEDIWLEESEEYENVVECLAETGAEILVVPNGSPYARDKNDLRLSIAVARVTESGLPLVYLNQIGGQDELVFDGASFALNADLSVAAQLPAFEESIVTLRWTKSADGWRCSGPVVPVVEGDKADYAACVLGLRDYVRKNGFPGILLGVSGGIDSALCAAIAVDALGADQVRGVMLPFRFTAQVSLDDAAKLAKALGFSYEVLPIADAVNGFEKILSGPFAGLPRDITEENLQARARGTLLMAISNKTGAMVVTTGNKSEMSVGYATLYGDMNGGFNPIKDIYKTEVFRLSSLRNEWKPDGALGPSGEVIPVNIITRPPTAELRENQTDQDSLPPYEVLDGILERLVEREEPLASIIAAGFPADVVTRIDRLLNVAEYKRRQAAPGVKVTEKNFGRDRRYPITNRFRDNGKALPAPDEKLVARAGRASADVFDG, from the coding sequence ATGACCGAACCAACCTTCAAGATCACGCTGGCGCAGTTGAACCCGACGGTCGGCGATGTCACGGGAAACGCCGCCAAGGCGAGCGCCGCGCGCGACAAGGCCAAGGCCGACGGCGCCGATCTCCTGGTGCTGCCCGAATTGTTCATCACCGGCTACCCGCCGGAAGACCTGGTGCTGAAGCCCGCGTTCCAGGCCGCCTGCCGCGCCGCCGTCGAGGAGCTGGCGCGCGAGACCGCGGGCGGGGGGCCCGCGGTGCTGATCGGCACGCCATGGGTCGAAGACGGCAAGCTCTATAATGCCTGTGCGCTGCTCGACCAGGGCCGCATTGCAGCCCTGCGCTTCAAGGCGAACTTGCCGAATTACGGCGTGTTCGACGAGAAGCGCCTGTTCGCGCGCGGTCCTGCAGCGGGTCCGGTGACCGTCAAGGGCATCCGGGTCGGCGTTCCCATCTGCGAGGACATCTGGCTCGAAGAATCAGAGGAATACGAAAACGTCGTCGAATGCCTCGCCGAGACCGGCGCGGAAATTCTGGTGGTGCCGAATGGCTCGCCCTACGCCCGCGACAAGAACGATTTGCGCCTGTCGATTGCGGTCGCCCGCGTCACCGAGAGCGGGCTGCCGCTGGTCTATCTCAACCAGATCGGCGGGCAGGACGAACTGGTGTTCGACGGCGCGTCGTTCGCGCTCAACGCCGATCTTTCGGTCGCGGCGCAACTGCCGGCGTTCGAGGAGAGCATCGTCACGCTGCGCTGGACCAAGAGCGCCGACGGCTGGCGCTGTTCCGGCCCGGTCGTACCGGTGGTCGAGGGCGACAAGGCCGATTACGCGGCGTGCGTGCTCGGCCTGCGCGATTACGTCCGCAAGAACGGCTTTCCCGGCATATTGCTCGGCGTCTCCGGCGGCATCGATTCCGCGCTGTGCGCGGCGATCGCGGTCGACGCGCTCGGCGCCGATCAGGTCCGTGGCGTGATGCTGCCGTTCCGTTTCACCGCGCAAGTCTCGCTCGACGATGCCGCAAAGCTCGCGAAAGCGCTCGGTTTCAGCTACGAGGTGCTGCCGATTGCCGATGCCGTGAATGGCTTCGAGAAAATCCTGTCGGGTCCGTTCGCCGGCCTGCCGCGCGACATCACCGAGGAGAACTTGCAGGCGCGCGCCCGCGGTACGCTCTTGATGGCGATTTCGAACAAGACCGGCGCGATGGTGGTGACGACCGGCAACAAGTCGGAAATGTCGGTCGGCTACGCCACGCTCTATGGCGACATGAATGGCGGCTTCAATCCGATCAAGGACATCTACAAGACCGAAGTGTTTCGCCTGTCGAGCTTGCGCAACGAATGGAAGCCGGATGGCGCGCTCGGGCCTTCGGGCGAGGTCATTCCGGTCAACATCATCACCCGGCCGCCGACGGCGGAGCTGCGCGAGAACCAGACCGACCAGGATTCGCTGCCGCCCTACGAGGTGCTCGACGGCATTCTGGAACGGTTGGTCGAGCGCGAGGAGCCTCTCGCCTCGATCATTGCGGCCGGTTTCCCGGCTGACGTGGTGACGCGGATAGACCGGCTGCTCAACGTCGCCGAATACAAGCGCCGGCAGGCAGCACCTGGCGTCAAGGTCACGGAAAAGAACTTCGGCCGCGACCGCCGCTATCCCATCACCAACCGCTTCCGCGACAATGGCAAGGCGCTGCCCGCGCCCGACGAGAAATTGGTCGCCCGCGCCGGCCGCGCCTCGGCGGACGTCTTCGACGGGTAA